The genomic region CAGCCACCCATCCCCTCTCTGTGCCACCCGCTTCATCGCCGCCGTGCTTTCGCCGCCGATCAGGATCGGCACACCGCCGGCGCGCGAGGGCTTGGGAAAGGCATAAGCATCGGTGAAGCGGTAAGCGGTTCCGTGATGCGTGGACGCTTCCTCCAGCCACAACGCGCGCATGGCATCGATCGCCTCGTCCGTGCGCTTGCCGCGGCTGGCGAAGTCACTGCCCACCGCGTCCGCTTCCTCCTTGGCCCAGCCCACCCCGGCGCCGAGCAGCACCCGGCCTTCGGAAAAGCTGTCGAGCGTCGCGAGGGCCTTGGCGAGCAGCACGGGATTGCGCTGCGGCAGAATCAGGATGTTGCTGCCAACCTCGATCGAACGAGTGGCTGCGGCGGCCCAGGCCATGCCCAAGACCGGGTCGACGATCGGATTGCGCACGTCTGCAAAGGGGATCTCGTCGTCGCCGAACTGCAGCGGAGCATCGTTCGACTGCTCGGGCAAGTCCTGCCCGGAGCCATCCGCATAAGGGTAGCGTGACTGCGGATAGCTGCGGAACTGCACGACGTGCTCTGGGAACCAATAGTGCGCCAATCCTGCCTCTTCGGCCAGCCGAGCTGATGTGCGGATGAATTCGCCCGATGCGTAAGCACCGATTCCCGCGCAGGTGATCCCGACCTTCATCGGGGGCTGCCTGGCCTCAGCCGGGTCATAGGATCGGCCGTCCTTGCGGCCAGCCCATCAGGTCCCAACCCTCGGGCGAGGCCCAGACATACTCGCAGTAGTGCCCCAG from Novosphingobium sp. 9U harbors:
- a CDS encoding TIGR03619 family F420-dependent LLM class oxidoreductase yields the protein MKVGITCAGIGAYASGEFIRTSARLAEEAGLAHYWFPEHVVQFRSYPQSRYPYADGSGQDLPEQSNDAPLQFGDDEIPFADVRNPIVDPVLGMAWAAAATRSIEVGSNILILPQRNPVLLAKALATLDSFSEGRVLLGAGVGWAKEEADAVGSDFASRGKRTDEAIDAMRALWLEEASTHHGTAYRFTDAYAFPKPSRAGGVPILIGGESTAAMKRVAQRGDGWLPYNLPLSEAPATIARLHAMTRDSGRDPAELRIIKIIYSSAELDDLRRYRDAGVTEFNIASSGELPLGEAGMAAMFAELHQRILAPLAGW